AAAACCATCTCCTTTATTGTTTGATATTTAATTTACTCAACTAACTTTTTTAGGAATAAAAAAATCCCTATGTCATCAAGTTGACATAGGGACGAGATGATATACCCGCGGTTCCACCCTACTTGATAGTTAAACTTTAGTATCAACTATCCACTTTATTATAAGATACTCCAGAATGCCATTCACCAAACGATTTGATCAGGCTTGCACCCTCCCTGACTCGCTTTACAACTCATTTTGGTTACTTTTTTTCCTTCTTAGTACCTATCTTATCAGAAAACATTTAATTATTAGTATATTACTGCATAATAAAAAAGTCAAATTATGTACTTCTTCAGCGCTTTTAGATTATTTTTTAGGATATTCTAAATTATTTAGATTAGATTTGCTTATTTGATCCATTACATATCGAGACTTCCAATTAATATTCACATGAGTATCCATAAAATCACGCATCAACATGTTCACTTCTTTTTTTATTGAATCTGATATATTTATTTTCCCTAACCTTCTTATATCTATTTCTTGAAACAAGCGCAGTAATTTTAGAGATCTTACGTTTATTTTTTTTACATACTGTTCTTTGGATTTACAAATTTGACAAAGCGTACCTCCTAGAGAAATAGAAAAAAAAGAACTATCATTTAATTCTCTTCCACATGATATACACTCAGTTAAAATTGGATAATAACCAGCTAGTTTAAGTATTTTCATCTCAAATATATGAGTGATGACTAGAGGATCTTTCCCTTCCTCTATAAATTCCAAAGATGCTAATAGTTGCTCAAAAATAAAAGAACTTGCTTCTTGTTCATCTATCATTCGATCAATTAATTCAACAAGATAAGCTGCATAAGTAGATTTATATATGTCTAAATTCAAATCATGAAAAGATTTTATGGCTTCACCATCGTTCAGTGTTCCCATTTTCCCTTTTTTATAGTATGTAAATTCAGCATATGTAAATAACTGAGTAACGCTAGAAAGGCGACTTTTTAATTTTTTCGCCCCTCTAGCCATAATGCTTGCCTTCCCCGTTTCTTTTGTAAATATTACAATAATTTTGTTTCCTTCACCATAATCAATTGCACGGATGACAATACCTTCAACTTTAAATAACATCCCTTTTTCCTCTTCCCTAATTAATCACTCCACACATCGTCCTGCAATTCTTCCTGATTAGGCTCTTCGTCATCTTGTTCATGAATTTCTTTATATAATAAGTAGGCGTCGACATCTCCAGTGTTAATAAAATACTTCCACGAAAAATCTCGCATGGTAGTCATTCCTTTCAGTGGCTATGTCGTAAAATAACTGGTGTCTAGTATTAGGTTAAACAGTTATGAAAAGAATATCCGAAGTAATTCGTACCAAATTAGTGAATTTTTTTATCAAAAAATTTGAAAGCATCGTAAAAGTGATTTTTAATCGTGATGGAATCCTAAGTCCTTTAAGACAACATCTTGATTCCGCCAATCTTTTTTCACCTTTACCCAAAGTTCAAGAAATATTTTTGATCCCAACAATCTCTGCATGTCCTGCCTTGATTTTCTACCAATTTCTTTTAGAACAGCACCGTGTTTACCAATGATAATTCCCTTTTGAGATTTTCTTTCTACATAAATTAATGCTGAAATATGCACAACTCCATTGTCTTCTTTTTTCATTTGTTCAATTTGTACAGCAATGGAGTGCGGTACTTCTTCACGTGTCACTTCTAACAACTTTTCTCGTACTAATTCAGCACAAATGAACTGTTCTGGATGATCAGTAACTTGATCTTCTGGGTAATACTGTGGACCTTCCGGTAAATATTTTCGTATCTGATTTAATAACGGTTGAATGTTGTTCCCCATTTTAGCTGAAATTGGAACAATTTCCGCAAAATCATATAAATCTTTGTAAGTCGTAATAATAGGTAAAAGGCTCTCTGGATGAACAAGATCTATTTTATTTAGTACTAAGACTACAGGTGTCCGCACAGATTTTAATTGCTCGATTATAAAACGGTCCCCTTTACCAATCCCCTGTTCCACATCCACCACAAATAAAATAACATCCACTTCACTTAATGTATTTTCCACAATACTAAGCATATACCTACCCAGCTTAGACTTTGGTTTATGAATTCCAGGTGTATCTAGAAAAACAATTTGTGTATCTTCTTGTGTATATACACCTTGAATTTTATTTCTTGTTGTTTGAGGTTTATCAGACATAATGGCTATTTTTTGTCCAATTACTTGGTTTAAAAAAGTGGATTTACCTACATTAGGTCGACCAATTATAGAAACAAACCCCGATTTGTGTGATTTACTCATAATGTAACGCATTCCTCCTAAAGTTTAAATGCTCCTGGCAACAATTCAGAAACAGTGGTTTCAAAATGCTCACCTTTTAGATTTACTAATATCACTGGCATTTGTTCAGAACATAATTCCACTAAAACTTGTCGACAGACACCACAAGGGCTTATTGGATCTTCCGTATCTCCTGCAACAGCTATTGCTTTAAATGATTTAGGTTTATAGCCATCCGCAATCGCACGAAACATAGCCGTTCTTTCTGCACAGTTAGTAGGACCATAAGCAGCATTTTCTACATTACAGCCCATATGTATAACATCATCATCACTTAATAATGCAGCCCCTACTCTAAAATTGGAGTACGGTGCATATGCACTATCCATAGCTTCAATTGCTTTATTCATTAATTTTTCCTTATCCAAACTGTTCTCCTCCAAATTATCTTTTTTTTACTTTACCCTATACATAAAAATAAATAAATAACGGCAGAATGATACCTAATATCGCACCATATAAGATGGAACGAATCATTACGCCTTTTTGACTTAGTAAGATTGATACAACTAATAGCGATATAAAACATGTTAGTAATATATGAATAAAATCTGCATCACTTAACACAATTAACGTAAGTATTGATGAGTTTAATGCTGAAATTAGATTAATTTGAGTAGTTTTATTTTTACTGAATATAGTTTCTTGAATTACTATTGTACACAAAAACACTAAGCCAAGCACTACTAATATTGTTTCACTAGAGATTTCATTTGTTTTCACTAGCTGATCATTAAGCCAAAATAGTACCGGGTTATAAAATACGACAATACCAACAATAATAGCAAAAACCGCAGATACTAGTACAGCAGCTGCGGCAACATCTTTTGCAATTTTGGCCATCGGATGCATCTCTTTTACAGTAAGATCAATCGTTTTTTCAATTGCTGTATTTATTAACTCCATAACAATAACTAAACATGTCACAACGTATACAAATAGGATTTGCACCTGAGATAATTCAAAAAATAAAGCAAGAAAAAGTACAATGATGGCCGCAAAAAAATGAAATCTCATGTTTTTCTGAGTTGAATAAGCATAAATTAAACCTTCATATGCATATTTAAAACTGTGAAGCCACCTGTTCATCTTGTTAATCCTGCCTCTTGCAAAATTTGTTCTTGTTTATGAAACATTTCTTTTTCTGATTGCTCATCCTGATGGTCATATCCTATTAGATGAAGAAATCCATGTACGAACAAAAAACCGATTTCTCGTTGTAAGGAATGCCCATATTCTTCACTCTGCCTTTTCGCTGTAGTTAATGAAATAACCACATCCCCAAGCATGGTAGATAATTCATCCATTTCAACATCATCTTCATAAAAAATCTCAGCTTCTTCAACCCCAGATTCCTGCATTGCAAAGGAAAGCACATCTGTCGGAGTGTCTATGCCCCTATACTCCTTGTTTAATTGATGAATGGATTTATCATCAACAAAAGTTAGTGTAACTTCACCAGATGATATATTTTCTAACTTACCGGCTACTTGTAATAAATCATCTAATATTTGTATCCATTCATCTGCTATTTCAAATTCATTCTGATCATTACTATATGCTAACTGTAGCTTCATCTTTCGTAACTCCCTTTTTATCTGGACTTGGTAATTCTGGATATTCAATCCTTGAATGGAAAATTCCAAGCAATGTTTCTTTTAGTGATTTAGCAATAGTATCAATTTCTTTAAGCGTTAGATCACATTCATTAAGTTGCTGATCCTCTAATCGATCTTTTATGATTTTATCAACCATTGTATTTATTTGATCCATTGTAGGGTTTGATAATGATCGAACTGCAGCTTCTACACAATCACATAAACCCACAATTGCAGCCTCTTTAAACTGTGCTTTAGGTCCAGGATAACGAAAATCGGATTCTTGAATTTCCTCTTCTGGCTCTCCTGTTGCTTCTTGTTGTTCTTTTGCTTTATGATAAAAATATTTTAGTAATGTCGTACCATGGTGCTGTTCTGCAATATCACAGATCGACTTAGGCATCTTGTACTCTTTTAACAGTTCTACTCCATCTCGAGCATGAGATATTATGATCGATTTACTTAAATCAGGATCTATCGTATCATGTGGATTTTCACTGTTCACTTGATTTTCTATAAAATAATTAGGTCGCTTCGTTTTTCCTACATCATGATAAAATGATCCTACCCTACATAATAAACCATTTGCCCCAATGGATTCTGCAGCAGCTTCTGATAAATTTGCAACCATTACACTGTGATGATAGGTTCCTGGTGTTTCAGTCAACAGTTTTCTTAATAATGGGTGATTAGGATTTGATAGCTCCACTAACTTAACAGGCGAAAGAATGCCAAAAGCAGCCTCAAAGAATGGCAGTATGCCTATCACAAATACAGCCGTTAATAAACCATTCATAAGTGCAAAGGTCAGTGAAAATATATAATTCGAAATCACATTTTCATTCGTTATTAAAAATATGGCAGTAATGCTAATACATGCCGTTATAGTTATAAATATACCTGCTTTTAAAATGCTCGACCTTTGACTTGCTTTATGAACAGCAAATATAGATGTGAAACAAATGACAGAGGCAACTAGTCCATATTTATAATCAAATAAAAACACTTGATTTTCAAAATTAAAAATGATGCTGGCAAAGATACTAAATATTATAGACGAAATAAATGCAAGTTTATAATCCAACAAAATTGCAATTAACATACTTCCCATTGCCACTGGTGCTAAAAATCCAAGATATGGATAATCTAAATTGTGTCCTAAAGCTACGATCTTCATGCCCATCATATTTATGATAAATATAAATACTAACATCAATAGTTGTACATTATTATTCCGAATTTGCAAATTACTTTGTCTGATATACATGTACAAAAAGACCACAAACAATATAACAAGTATTATTAATCCAATAACCTGCAAGTAATTTAGTTCTGTTGTTTCAGTTGAAGACAAAGCCTCTTTAGTAGCAGTTGCATCATAGAAATAATTAGGAATTATACTGAATCGTGCAATTTCAGTAACAAGCACCCTAGAATCATCATCACTTAAATTAGAAGCATTTACAATTTCTGCAACTTTTCCACGGATGATATCAGCATCTTTAATTTGCTCCTTCATTAAATTTTTGACGATGCTCTCAGCAACCGGACTCATCTTTATGATTTCTGCTTGACTTAAACGAGGCAGTTTAAAAAATGCTTCCACAGGAAAATCATACTGTTGATCTAGAAGCTGCTTTTCTATTTCCTGTATAAAAGACGCATCTAGGGAGTCTTCAGATTCCTGCATTATTTTCACATTATCTTCAACAAATGTGTTGTACTCTTGAATAAAATACAAACTATAAATTTCGGTTTTTTCTTCATCAGTTAATGTAGTGTCTAAGTTAATTTGTTCTAGCTTATCAAATATATGATCTAAAAAATCCAATGAATTAATAGAATACTCAGTATAAATAGGAGTATCTTGATTTAAATCCTTCTCTGAAGCAGAATCCCCCATATTTTTGTCTAGGTTAATTACATGTTGAAATGCGGATAAAAAGAAAACTATTATTAAGATGAAGTAAAGAAGCACCCTTATCAGTTTACTCTGTTTCCATCCATTGATGAAGGCTTGTTTTTTCTCACTGGATTTTGTAGAAATCATGAAATGTTCAGCCCCTCTTATTCCATATTCGTATAGTTCTGATAGGCCACAATTATTTGTTGTACTAAAGAATGGCGAATTACATCTTGTTCTGTAAATTGGATCAATCCAATTTCCTCAATATTATGTAAAACCCTTTCCGCTTCGATTAAGCCAGATTTTTTCCCTCTAGGTAAATCAATTTGTGTTTTATCACCTGTTATAACCATTTTCGATCCAAACCCAAGTCTCGTTAAAAACATTTTCATTTGTTCAGGCGTTGTATTTTGTGCCTCGTCTAATATGATAAATGAGTCATCTAATGTACGTCCTCTCATATAAGCAAGAGGAGCAATTTCAATCATTCCTCTTTCTATTGCTTTTACAACTTGATCTGCGCCTAAAATATCATGTAAAGCATCATAAAGTGGTCTTAAATAAGGATCTACCTTTTCTTGTAGATCTCCTGGTAAAAAGCCCAAACTTTCACCTGCTTCTACTGCAGGACGCGTAAGGATGATTCGTTTGACATCACCAATTTTCAAAGCTTTAACCGCTAAGGCTACAGCAAGATAAGTTTTTCCTGTACCAGCAGGACCAATCCCAAATACAATGTCTTTCTTTTTTATCGCAGAAACATAATGGTTCTGTCCAATCGTTTTAATATGAATTGGTTTTCCTTTAAAAGTCGTAGTAATTTCATTCTTGTATAATTCAAGTAACTGATCTGCTTGAAATTTTTTGGATAATTCAAACGCATATAATATATCTCTTTCTGAAAGTGTATATCCGCTCCGAATTAAATCAAGTAATACTTCAAACAAATGTTTCAAATAAGCCACTTCATTCGCATTTCCCTCAATCGAAATTTCGGCTTCCCTAGATATTATTTTAGAATCACTATTTTGTTCAATAATCTTTAAAAATTTATCGTGTGGTCCAAATAATGATAATGCTTCAGATGTATCTTTTAATGTTATGGATTCTTTGTTTTTGTGTTCAATCAAATTCTCATACTCCTTAGTAAGTGTAAATACCATTTCTATAGATGAATATTCACCCGTCTATAGATATCTATATGTCCAAGTGTATCTGATAACTGTAGAGAAATGCAACAATATCTTCTAAAATAATTGATTAGTTTCAGCAATAGGCTGTTCAGTCATAATATCCTGTTCTACCTCAAATAGGATTTTCATATGTACAACCCCATTTTCTTCCTTAGTTTCAATTATATTTTGTGCTTGTATTTTAGAATCAATTCCTGTACTAAAAAGGATATCTGATATTGCTTGTTGGATACCAACAGATTGAGCTTCCTCCATGCTTAATTCTCTTTCCACTATTTGGGATTCCAATATTTTTTCATCCATCCATCCAATATGTAAAGAATATTCTCTCCAACCTAACATATGTTTAGACAGAATATTTTCAGATTTCTCAAATTCTAAGCTACCAAAACCCATTATTTTTAAGGCTCTATTCCCAAAAACTAAATATTTTCTATCCACCACACTACCTGTATACACTTTAACTCCTTGTTTTAATGGAACCTTTACATTATATTCATACCAGACCAAACCTCTGACTTTTCCCTTGGCAACAACAATTTCTTGATTCTCTTCATCACCAATAACACCAGAGATTAGAACATCTCCCTTTTTCACTCGATGGTTTACTCTAACTACAGGGTTCCCCTTCTCTGCAAAGATTTCAGTAATGATAGCATCAGAAGTTGCTACAAGATTCCTAGGGCTTAGTAAAGGGACTTCTTCAGGAATAGTTGACTCAACAACCTTGATCTGAATTTTTGTTCCCTTCATTGTTACACCGATCCAACTACTCTCAGGCAGACTCCTCGTCAACTCCCTAGCTACGAAATCAAGGTCATCCATTTTAAATTTAAATTGATATTTATGTATTCCCAATCCCTCTGCTTTTTCCAAAACCTGCTCGGTACTTAACCTTTCAGTACCTATCACTTCTATATTCCATACCATCGTTGACAATATATAAATTCCCATTAGAAACAAGGCAATGCCAGAGATAAAAAATTTCCTTCTCAAAAATTTATTTAAAAAGAATGGAAAACCAAAACGTTTTCTTACACGCATTCTACAGCCTGTCTTTTTTAAAAGCGGGCGAAGCTTAAAAAAATCATTTAAATGGATATGAAATTCAATTGATCCCCCAGATAATCTTTTTGCATCCCAAATTTTTATTTTACTATGAATAAGTTCATTCATAAGCTTTTCTATATCTTTTCCTCTAACTTCAATTTTAACATGGCCCTGAAAATATGTAATCAGTTGGTACTGCACCTTTCTCCCCCCTTAAATCCTACTATCCACTACTGAATGTATTTGACATCTACTATTACGCCTTCGATAAATACTTCCTCTGATAAAATGGCTCTAATTACAAGATCTTTACCTATGATTTCTAATTTCCCTACATCCAACTGCAAAGTTAATTTCTCACTGGAAAATTGAATAACACCTTTATGATTTTCTACATACAGCTGCATGTTTCCAATCATCGTTATTCTAGGCAAATCAAATATTACATCCTTAGGTAAGTCAAGAACATTTGCTGTGAATTTTCGAAGCTTTTTTTTAATGCGGCTCATATAGCCCCTCCTTTAAAGGGTCAGCACACAACTATAACCGTATACAAATCGATATGAAACGAAATGAAGAAATATGACACAAGAAAACACTCTAAATCAAGGGAGGAGTATCAAAAACTGCTTTCATGACAAGGCAGTTAACAAAAATAGAGGAAAATAAAATCCTAATTAGGATTTTATTTTCCTCTGCTTGTTTGTAGAACACAGATTTAATTTGCTTTTAGTTAAAGACTAAGTTACTAAACCCTACTTTTGTGGGTATCTATAAGGTTTTTTTGCTCTTGGTGGTCCAAAAACTTCAGACCACATCATCCCTTGAATAGCTTGATTAGGATCAAGCCCCTTGTTTTGTATAACTTTTTTCTCTTGCGAAGATGTTACAATGGGTTTAGTCACTGCTGTATTTCCAAATCCACTACTTGATCTTAAATCCTTGTGCTCAACGAAATTTGTTGTACTAAAGGAGTGAACAGGCTGTGCAACTTTTCTGTCTTCCAATACAACCGTTTGCTTAATTTCAGTTGGTTCCAAAT
The window above is part of the Chengkuizengella sp. SCS-71B genome. Proteins encoded here:
- the recO gene encoding DNA repair protein RecO — translated: MLFKVEGIVIRAIDYGEGNKIIVIFTKETGKASIMARGAKKLKSRLSSVTQLFTYAEFTYYKKGKMGTLNDGEAIKSFHDLNLDIYKSTYAAYLVELIDRMIDEQEASSFIFEQLLASLEFIEEGKDPLVITHIFEMKILKLAGYYPILTECISCGRELNDSSFFSISLGGTLCQICKSKEQYVKKINVRSLKLLRLFQEIDIRRLGKINISDSIKKEVNMLMRDFMDTHVNINWKSRYVMDQISKSNLNNLEYPKK
- a CDS encoding YqzL family protein gives rise to the protein MRDFSWKYFINTGDVDAYLLYKEIHEQDDEEPNQEELQDDVWSD
- the era gene encoding GTPase Era, translating into MSKSHKSGFVSIIGRPNVGKSTFLNQVIGQKIAIMSDKPQTTRNKIQGVYTQEDTQIVFLDTPGIHKPKSKLGRYMLSIVENTLSEVDVILFVVDVEQGIGKGDRFIIEQLKSVRTPVVLVLNKIDLVHPESLLPIITTYKDLYDFAEIVPISAKMGNNIQPLLNQIRKYLPEGPQYYPEDQVTDHPEQFICAELVREKLLEVTREEVPHSIAVQIEQMKKEDNGVVHISALIYVERKSQKGIIIGKHGAVLKEIGRKSRQDMQRLLGSKIFLELWVKVKKDWRNQDVVLKDLGFHHD
- a CDS encoding cytidine deaminase, which encodes MDKEKLMNKAIEAMDSAYAPYSNFRVGAALLSDDDVIHMGCNVENAAYGPTNCAERTAMFRAIADGYKPKSFKAIAVAGDTEDPISPCGVCRQVLVELCSEQMPVILVNLKGEHFETTVSELLPGAFKL
- a CDS encoding diacylglycerol kinase; amino-acid sequence: MNRWLHSFKYAYEGLIYAYSTQKNMRFHFFAAIIVLFLALFFELSQVQILFVYVVTCLVIVMELINTAIEKTIDLTVKEMHPMAKIAKDVAAAAVLVSAVFAIIVGIVVFYNPVLFWLNDQLVKTNEISSETILVVLGLVFLCTIVIQETIFSKNKTTQINLISALNSSILTLIVLSDADFIHILLTCFISLLVVSILLSQKGVMIRSILYGAILGIILPLFIYFYV
- the ybeY gene encoding rRNA maturation RNase YbeY, yielding MKLQLAYSNDQNEFEIADEWIQILDDLLQVAGKLENISSGEVTLTFVDDKSIHQLNKEYRGIDTPTDVLSFAMQESGVEEAEIFYEDDVEMDELSTMLGDVVISLTTAKRQSEEYGHSLQREIGFLFVHGFLHLIGYDHQDEQSEKEMFHKQEQILQEAGLTR
- a CDS encoding HDIG domain-containing metalloprotein; this encodes MISTKSSEKKQAFINGWKQSKLIRVLLYFILIIVFFLSAFQHVINLDKNMGDSASEKDLNQDTPIYTEYSINSLDFLDHIFDKLEQINLDTTLTDEEKTEIYSLYFIQEYNTFVEDNVKIMQESEDSLDASFIQEIEKQLLDQQYDFPVEAFFKLPRLSQAEIIKMSPVAESIVKNLMKEQIKDADIIRGKVAEIVNASNLSDDDSRVLVTEIARFSIIPNYFYDATATKEALSSTETTELNYLQVIGLIILVILFVVFLYMYIRQSNLQIRNNNVQLLMLVFIFIINMMGMKIVALGHNLDYPYLGFLAPVAMGSMLIAILLDYKLAFISSIIFSIFASIIFNFENQVFLFDYKYGLVASVICFTSIFAVHKASQRSSILKAGIFITITACISITAIFLITNENVISNYIFSLTFALMNGLLTAVFVIGILPFFEAAFGILSPVKLVELSNPNHPLLRKLLTETPGTYHHSVMVANLSEAAAESIGANGLLCRVGSFYHDVGKTKRPNYFIENQVNSENPHDTIDPDLSKSIIISHARDGVELLKEYKMPKSICDIAEQHHGTTLLKYFYHKAKEQQEATGEPEEEIQESDFRYPGPKAQFKEAAIVGLCDCVEAAVRSLSNPTMDQINTMVDKIIKDRLEDQQLNECDLTLKEIDTIAKSLKETLLGIFHSRIEYPELPSPDKKGVTKDEATVSI
- a CDS encoding PhoH family protein; the encoded protein is MIEHKNKESITLKDTSEALSLFGPHDKFLKIIEQNSDSKIISREAEISIEGNANEVAYLKHLFEVLLDLIRSGYTLSERDILYAFELSKKFQADQLLELYKNEITTTFKGKPIHIKTIGQNHYVSAIKKKDIVFGIGPAGTGKTYLAVALAVKALKIGDVKRIILTRPAVEAGESLGFLPGDLQEKVDPYLRPLYDALHDILGADQVVKAIERGMIEIAPLAYMRGRTLDDSFIILDEAQNTTPEQMKMFLTRLGFGSKMVITGDKTQIDLPRGKKSGLIEAERVLHNIEEIGLIQFTEQDVIRHSLVQQIIVAYQNYTNME
- the yqfD gene encoding sporulation protein YqfD, which encodes MQYQLITYFQGHVKIEVRGKDIEKLMNELIHSKIKIWDAKRLSGGSIEFHIHLNDFFKLRPLLKKTGCRMRVRKRFGFPFFLNKFLRRKFFISGIALFLMGIYILSTMVWNIEVIGTERLSTEQVLEKAEGLGIHKYQFKFKMDDLDFVARELTRSLPESSWIGVTMKGTKIQIKVVESTIPEEVPLLSPRNLVATSDAIITEIFAEKGNPVVRVNHRVKKGDVLISGVIGDEENQEIVVAKGKVRGLVWYEYNVKVPLKQGVKVYTGSVVDRKYLVFGNRALKIMGFGSLEFEKSENILSKHMLGWREYSLHIGWMDEKILESQIVERELSMEEAQSVGIQQAISDILFSTGIDSKIQAQNIIETKEENGVVHMKILFEVEQDIMTEQPIAETNQLF
- the yqfC gene encoding sporulation protein YqfC; the protein is MSRIKKKLRKFTANVLDLPKDVIFDLPRITMIGNMQLYVENHKGVIQFSSEKLTLQLDVGKLEIIGKDLVIRAILSEEVFIEGVIVDVKYIQ